A section of the Rhodospirillales bacterium genome encodes:
- the fsa gene encoding fructose-6-phosphate aldolase: MKFFVDTGDIAEIRELAATGMLDGVTTNPSLIMKAGKPFLPLIEEICGVVDGPVSAEVASTDFETMLKEGRKLAAIAKNVAVKVPLTEAGLKVCKILSGDGVMVNVTLCFSGVQALLAAKAGAAFISPFVGRLDDIGQDGMLLIADIRQIYDNYPDFRTEILAASIRHPQHVLMAAKMGADVSTIPPAIIRQLYKHPLTDKGLAGFVEDWKKTGQTIL; the protein is encoded by the coding sequence ATGAAGTTCTTTGTCGATACGGGCGATATCGCCGAAATCCGCGAGCTGGCAGCAACCGGCATGCTCGACGGCGTTACCACCAATCCCTCGCTGATCATGAAGGCGGGCAAACCCTTCCTGCCGCTGATCGAGGAGATATGCGGCGTCGTCGACGGCCCCGTTTCGGCCGAGGTCGCATCGACCGACTTTGAAACCATGCTCAAGGAAGGCCGCAAACTCGCCGCCATCGCCAAGAACGTCGCGGTCAAGGTGCCGCTGACCGAGGCCGGGTTGAAAGTCTGCAAAATCCTTTCCGGCGACGGCGTGATGGTCAACGTCACCTTGTGCTTTTCCGGCGTGCAGGCCCTGCTGGCCGCCAAGGCGGGCGCGGCCTTCATCTCGCCCTTCGTCGGGCGCCTTGACGATATCGGACAGGACGGGATGCTGCTGATCGCCGACATCCGCCAGATCTACGACAACTACCCCGATTTCAGGACAGAAATTCTCGCGGCCTCCATCCGCCATCCGCAACATGTCTTGATGGCCGCAAAAATGGGTGCCGACGTTTCGACCATTCCACCCGCGATCATCCGCCAGCTTTACAAACACCCGCTGACCGACAAGGGACTGGCGGGCTTTGTCGAGGACTGGAAAAAAACCGGCCAGACGATCCTTTAA
- a CDS encoding L,D-transpeptidase, protein MTVFKSLRRAFAPLAFLTATFTAAPASAACQSPDGRYCVPSPANLAFNTAAAQAGDVIIDPHAHRLYLVIGPGRVRAYAIAVGRQGDRMPAGDYRIYRKADWPDWYPTEEMRIKQNLPEKIAGGPGNPLGAVAMYLQTLAGKDDLYRIHGTNDPSSIGKSVSHGCIRMLNQDAVELSTLVPVGISIVHVRGQTQQRMPGLYYGPTGMR, encoded by the coding sequence ATGACTGTGTTTAAATCCCTGCGCCGCGCGTTTGCGCCGCTTGCTTTCCTGACCGCCACTTTTACCGCCGCGCCTGCATCTGCCGCCTGCCAAAGCCCGGATGGACGCTATTGCGTTCCGTCGCCCGCCAACCTTGCCTTCAACACCGCAGCGGCTCAGGCCGGCGACGTCATCATCGACCCCCATGCGCACCGCCTGTATCTGGTGATCGGTCCCGGCCGCGTGCGCGCCTATGCCATCGCCGTGGGGCGGCAGGGCGACCGGATGCCCGCGGGCGATTACCGTATCTACCGCAAGGCCGACTGGCCGGACTGGTACCCGACCGAGGAAATGCGCATAAAACAAAACCTGCCCGAAAAAATCGCGGGCGGACCGGGCAACCCGCTCGGCGCGGTTGCGATGTATCTGCAAACGCTGGCCGGCAAGGACGACCTTTACCGCATCCATGGCACCAACGACCCGTCCTCGATCGGTAAATCCGTGTCGCATGGCTGCATCCGGATGCTTAATCAAGACGCGGTAGAACTCTCCACCCTTGTCCCCGTCGGCATCAGCATCGTGCACGTGCGTGGACAAACACAACAGCGCATGCCCGGCCTCTATTACGGCCCCACGGGAATGCGCTAA
- the ccoS gene encoding cbb3-type cytochrome oxidase assembly protein CcoS, with translation MSILLFLIPIALGLGFLWLGVFVWSLRSGQYDDLEGAAHRILLDDDGPDPRMAKKKD, from the coding sequence ATGAGTATTCTTTTATTTCTGATACCGATCGCGCTGGGGCTTGGGTTTTTGTGGCTCGGCGTTTTTGTCTGGAGTTTACGTTCCGGGCAGTACGACGATCTTGAAGGCGCGGCGCACCGCATTCTGCTGGATGATGACGGGCCGGACCCGCGCATGGCCAAGAAGAAGGATTAG
- the cadA gene encoding cadmium-translocating P-type ATPase: MEEQQGIPQELPLRGAVGPVSGAEAFEAVARTHDGVHHDMSLGVDGVHCAGCIRTIETGLSKLPYITKARLNFTTHRLAVSWEGPAALANDIAATVTGLGYDVHPASAAPDDDAARAEERFILLCMGIAGFAAGNIMLFSVSVWSSSEMVMGVATQRFMELLSAAIGVPAVLFSGRPFFRSALKALRAGRTNMDVPISIGLALVTGMSLFAALRGGTHTYFDSATMLMFFLLIGRYFDLRARRQARASALNLLDALSGFAGVVEGERIRRIPAASVVEGMRVRVAAGEKFPVDGEIESGETSIDTALITGESTPRAGGAGDAVYAGTLNISAPVTVRVTRRAQDTLLSDIARLMEQAGQGQARYVRLADRVARAYTPVVHTLAALAFAGWFFIGGMAWQDALMIAVTVLIITCPCALGLAVPVVQVIATGQLFRGGILVKSGDALERIASIDTLMLDKTGTLTLGRPALAGAYAENDLQVAASLAAHSRHPFSRAIAAAYAGALVDVAEVQEHPGQGVSGRVGAHAVRLGSRAWCGDAQAPTGDGPEVWLAQEGRAPVRLALEDRLRDDAGAVLDKFRAAGIRIVMATGDRDAPAQAVAQACGITEVYAEMTPPGKYALLERLRDEGRRVLMVGDGLNDAPVLAGAQVSMAPGSALDMAQKASDIVFMGDLFAPVYTAYRTGARAQRLVWENFMLAGLYNAIAIPLAFMGLVTPFVAAIAMSASSVAVIVNSFRLRWRA, encoded by the coding sequence GCATCGGCTTGCCGTTTCGTGGGAGGGGCCGGCGGCGCTGGCCAATGACATCGCGGCCACGGTCACCGGGCTTGGGTATGACGTCCACCCGGCATCCGCCGCGCCGGACGACGACGCGGCGCGGGCGGAAGAACGTTTTATCCTTCTGTGCATGGGCATCGCCGGGTTCGCGGCGGGCAACATCATGCTTTTTTCGGTCAGCGTTTGGTCGAGCAGCGAGATGGTCATGGGCGTGGCGACGCAGCGATTCATGGAATTGCTGTCGGCGGCGATCGGCGTGCCCGCCGTACTGTTTTCGGGGCGGCCTTTCTTTCGTTCCGCGCTCAAGGCCCTGCGCGCCGGGCGCACCAACATGGACGTGCCGATCAGCATCGGGCTTGCGCTGGTCACGGGGATGAGTTTATTCGCCGCGCTGCGTGGCGGAACGCACACGTATTTCGATTCCGCGACCATGCTGATGTTCTTTTTGCTGATCGGGCGGTATTTCGATTTGCGCGCACGACGCCAGGCGCGGGCAAGCGCGCTTAACCTTTTGGACGCGCTCAGCGGTTTTGCGGGCGTGGTGGAGGGCGAGCGCATCCGCCGCATTCCCGCCGCCAGCGTCGTCGAAGGCATGCGCGTGCGGGTCGCGGCGGGCGAGAAATTTCCGGTCGACGGTGAAATCGAAAGCGGCGAAACCAGCATCGACACCGCGCTGATTACCGGCGAAAGCACGCCGCGCGCGGGGGGTGCCGGCGATGCGGTGTATGCGGGCACGCTCAACATATCCGCGCCCGTTACCGTGCGGGTGACGCGGCGGGCGCAGGACACGCTGCTTTCCGACATCGCGCGATTGATGGAGCAGGCGGGGCAGGGGCAGGCACGATATGTGCGGCTGGCCGACCGGGTGGCACGCGCCTATACGCCGGTGGTGCATACGCTGGCGGCGCTGGCCTTTGCCGGGTGGTTTTTCATCGGGGGCATGGCGTGGCAGGATGCGTTGATGATCGCGGTCACGGTGCTGATCATCACCTGTCCTTGCGCGCTGGGGCTGGCCGTGCCGGTGGTACAGGTGATCGCGACGGGGCAATTGTTTCGGGGCGGGATTCTGGTGAAATCGGGCGATGCGCTGGAGCGGATCGCAAGCATCGACACGTTGATGCTGGACAAGACGGGCACGCTGACGCTTGGGCGTCCGGCGCTGGCGGGGGCATATGCCGAAAACGACCTGCAAGTGGCGGCGTCGCTGGCCGCGCACAGCCGCCACCCGTTTTCACGCGCGATCGCAGCGGCCTACGCTGGCGCGCTTGTCGATGTTGCCGAGGTGCAGGAGCACCCGGGGCAAGGCGTGTCTGGTCGCGTCGGCGCACACGCGGTGCGACTGGGCAGCCGGGCGTGGTGCGGGGACGCGCAGGCACCGACGGGGGACGGTCCCGAAGTCTGGCTGGCACAAGAAGGGCGCGCGCCTGTGCGTCTTGCGCTGGAAGACCGGCTGCGCGACGATGCGGGCGCGGTTTTGGATAAATTCCGCGCAGCGGGCATCCGCATCGTCATGGCGACGGGGGATCGGGATGCCCCCGCGCAAGCGGTGGCACAGGCCTGCGGCATCACCGAGGTTTATGCCGAGATGACGCCACCCGGAAAATACGCGTTGCTGGAGCGTTTACGCGATGAAGGGCGGCGCGTGCTGATGGTCGGCGATGGGCTGAACGACGCGCCGGTGCTGGCCGGGGCGCAGGTGTCGATGGCGCCGGGCAGCGCGCTGGACATGGCGCAGAAAGCATCGGATATCGTGTTCATGGGCGATTTGTTCGCGCCGGTGTATACCGCGTACCGCACGGGTGCGCGCGCGCAACGTCTGGTGTGGGAGAATTTCATGCTGGCGGGGTTGTATAACGCGATCGCGATACCGCTGGCGTTTATGGGATTGGTGACGCCGTTCGTCGCGGCAATCGCGATGTCGGCGTCGTCTGTGGCGGTGATTGTCAATTCCTTCCGGTTGAGGTGGCGGGCATGA